ACACCGATGGCGGCCTGCCTGCGGGCGATCTCCTCGGCGACGCCTGCGACGAGGACGACGACGCCGACGGCGTCGGCGATAGGGTGGACAACTGCCCCCTCGTCGCGAACCCCGACCAGGCCGACGTCAACCGCGATGGGGTCGGCGACGCCTGCGATTGCAGCAACCCGCGCAAGCCCGACGGCAGCCCCTGCGACGACGGCAACGCCTGCACGCAGACCGATACCTGCCAGAACGGCGCCTGCGTCGGCGGAGATCCCTTCGTGTGCCCGCAGCCCGACACCTCCACCTGCAGGCGCGCCGTCTGCGCGCCGGCCACCGGCGCCTGCGCGAGGCGCTACAAGCTCGACGGGGCGCCCTGTCCAGGCGGCGAGTGCATCGCCGGGGGCTGCTTGCTCGCGGAGGCTGCCAGCGGCTCCGGAGGCGGCGCGGGGGGCGAGGGCCAGGGCGGAGAGGGCGGCGGCGGCCAGGGCGGAGAGGGCGGCGGCGGCGGCCAGGGCGGCGGCGGCCAGGGCGGCGACGCCGCCGCGAATGGCTCCAGCGGGTCCGGCGGCACCGGCGGCAACGCCGGCGGCGCGTCTCCGGCGCCTGCACCGGAGGGGAGCGCCCCGCCGCGCGCGCACGGCAACGGCTGCGCCCTGGCGCGTGGCGCCGGTCCTGACCCGGGCGGCTCGTCCGTGCCCTGGCTCCTCCTCGCCGCGCTGCTCGCCGCGCGGTCCTGGGGTTTCCGCAAGGCAGGCTAATTTACCGCGGTTCGCCGAGTTCTCGCTGGTCGTGCCCTTCCGACAGGCTCCCGGGCGGTTCGGTCATGCCTCGCTCACGCGCAACCAGGGACGAACTTGGGCAACGATTTTGCCGTGCCGAACCGTCGCGAACCGTCGCATTTGCCGCGATTTTGGGGGCACCAGGCGATTGATCGCCCCCCTTCGGAGGGCATGGACCCAACCCGGGACCAACCAGTGAGCCCGGGGCTTGGCGTGCTCGCGCCGGCCGACCCGTCGCCTCGGGCCGCCGTGGTCGCCTCGCTCGCCGGCACTCTGAGTCGCGCCGTCGCCCTCGGGGATGAGGAGGCGGCCCGTGTAGTTCACGAGGCGATCGGGCGGCTGCTCGGGCTGCCGGTGTCACCGAAGCGGTGAGCAAGCTCGCGCGGACAAATATCCTGCCGTATCGGGAAGACCTGACTCCGCCCGTAGCAAGAAGGCGGCCATCTGGCCGCCGTGCTCGCGCGCAGGGGACAACGACGCCGGTTGTGCGCCGCAGGACACGGGCAGCCTTCCGTCGCGGATCGGCTGGCCCACATCGCCGGCAAGAGAGCGAGTGCCATAAAGACGAAGTTGCGGTGGCGAACCGGTGCGATCCGCCCGGCGCTCGGTGGGCTGCTCGCGTTGCCGGCGGCACCGGAGGGGCAAGCGCGCTCGCATCCTTAGGGTGAAGCCTCGGGCCTCCGGGAGTGGCCTTTCCGGATCCCGAACCGCGTCCTCGAGCAGTAGGCGCCGTCCCTACGGACCGTTGAGGCGCGCGATCTCGTGGAGCAGCTCCGGCTCATACGGCCCCGGGAGGGCATCGTGCTCCTCGTCGGCGGAGGCGAGCAGGTCACCCTGCTCGCCGGCTCCTGAAGCTGCCCGTCGAGACCGCGCTCTCGCGGCTCCGCCTCGGCCGCAAGGACCTCGCACATGTGCTCACGCGGCGATCTGCGAATAACCGGCAAGGTGCGAGACGGTGACGACGTGGGTCCCCGCGCCGAGCAGGTCACTGATGAAGGTGCGGCGGACGTCGTGCGGCGAGAAGCCGTTGACCCCGGCGCGCCGCGATCCGGTCGAGGATGCCGTACACGGCCCGATCGGTCAGGCCCGCCGCTCGATCTACATGGGCTTACTGATCGGGTGGAGGAACGGCCGGTACGATCGCCGTGCGAGTGCGCCAAGCGGCGCGCCTCCGAGTCCTCCACGGAACCTTCAACTCGGCGAAGGGCTAGCCCGGACCGCGGCTGCGCTCTTGAGTGCTCGGCGCTCCATGCCATTCCCCACCTGCTGAGCGTCGCGCCCACACTCCAGGGGGCGGATTCGCTGGGACCGCGCTGCCGCTGTTGCTTCGCCCCCGAGCGCGGGCCGCGCACTAGCGATGCTGCGCCACGATCCGTCTTGTACGGAACGTGAGCCGGGCTCGAATCCTCCGTCCGCCCCCTTGCGAAGCCGGTACGAGTGCCTATGCTCTCGCCCCCCTGGACAGGAGGCGATCTCATGCAGAAAGACGAACTATCCCCCGAAGAAGCCTACGATCTCATCGCGTCACAGCTTCGCGACCGAATGAGCGAGTACCTAGCCGCGATCGACGCCTTCCCGAACGTTGACCCGTTGGCGAAGGTGGACATCTGGAATGCGGTGGTCAACAAGCGCAACGAGATCGACCAACTCCAGGCTCAACTCTCCGAGACCGCAACGGAGCTGCGCGCACAAGCTCCGCAAACGGCGACTGCTGCGGCGTCTCTCCTCTACAGAGCTTGTCGTGCGGTGAGCTGGGACGTCCCGCAGCAGAACGACGAGCGCGTGCTCGCGCACTGGTGCCAGCAGCAAGCCTTAGCCATCCGGGATCCGGTGGCGCGACAGTCGGCGTTGGACTGGATTAGACGAGCACTTCGCTACGCTCAGGCTGGCCGCTCGGGTCCTACCGTGACCTGTGTGACGAACGCGAAGCAGTTGCTCAGCCGCTAGTTAGGCCTGCACCGACATCCAGCACACGCATCGCACACCACGAGTGCCTTCCCGAGCCCTGTCCGCGAGTTTTGAGATCGGGTAGTGCAGCCACGCTCCGGGGCATGTCATATTGGGGGTCATGTGGCCAGCCCGGGCCTCGGGCTCGCTCTGCGGATGGGCCGCTGCCTGTGCGAACGCAAGGCCCCGCGCGCGTGCACGAGTCCGGCGGACATCCTTGCGCGGCGGAGGCGTCGCGCGTCATCCGGGGATCGAGTACGTTAGGTAGGTAGGCATGGCTGAAATGGATCAGAAGCTTCTGGCAGGGCAACTCCTCGCCGTTCGAGAGCATGCGAAGCGCGCTGCCATCGCGGTCGTCGAGGAGGCGGGCGACAAGATGTTCGTCGGCTGCTGTACGCTCTTCAGGCGCAACAATCGCAAATTCCTCATCACCGCCGAGCACGTCGCAAGTGCAATCAGTCGTGGCGACGTCGCCCTCGCAATCAGCGAGAACCGTTCCGAGCTCTGGACGCCTGGACGCGGGCAACTTGCATCGACCACGGACCATGATGTCGCGGTGATGGAGTTGAAGGACCAGGAATTCCTTGAACGTCTGCAGAAGGCGGGCTACCGCGAGTTCCTGGATGATCGCGACGTGCAGCGTGGACCGCTTCCCCCGGACTTCCTGCTCTACGGATACCCGGCCGAGGACGTGAAGGTCAATGGCGATGATCTGAATGCGCGGCCGAGCATGATCACCACGCAGCAGTATTCCGGGACGCCGAGCGGCCTGAAACGCCCACTGAGCGGGTACGACCTCTTCCTCGCTTGGCAAGGGGCTTCGAAAGACCTCACGGGCATCAGCGGCACGCCCGTGTGGGCCGTCACGAACGGGCCTTCTGCGGGCGCCGGTGTGTGGACCCCCGACCAGGCGATGAAGGTGTGCGCCGTCGAGACCTCGGCGCTGCGGGGCGAATGGATTCGCGCCACGCGCTGGGAGATCGTCGAGGCAGTCCTGCAGCGTCTCTGATCAGTTCCCGCCGCCGCCTGCTTGCCGCCTGGCCTTATCCTGCACAGGCGCGGGCCTGTCCTTGCTCCCCCGCCCACGTCGCGGCCGTGCTCAAGCTGCACGAACTTCGCCTCGATCTCGGCTACCGACATGCCGCCGCTGGCCAGCGCCACCTCTACCTCGCGCGCGGACGCCACCTGCGCCGCCTGCTCACCCATCCGCCGGAACTCGGAGATAGTACTTGTCCCGCACCTTTCCGCCGGCGCTTCGGGCTCATCGCCCGCGCGCTCCTGCCTGCTCTGCCCCGTCAGCGTCCTGCCACCCGGCCGCAAGCTCCTTCTTGGCCTCCATGCGCTTGAGCTCGCCTGCAACACGAGCACCGCCGAGGCCGGGTCCCAGGCACCGTCCCCAACCTATCCGCGTCGTCGGCCGGACGGGCATCATCCCACAGTCCCGCTCATGTTGCCCGATCCGCCAAGCATCAGTGGATCGGTCGGGCGGGGCATCCGACCGGCAGCGGCCCCGAAGCACATCATCCGAAGCTCGCGGCCTCCGGTCGCCGCCGACGCGCCTCCGCCTTGATCCTTTCCGTCCCGCCCGCGTAACGTCGGCATCGTGCCGATGGTGCAGAAGCGAACCGTTCTCGAACACCTCACCCGCGACGAGCTGATCTCCATCGCCGACGCGTTCGACGTCCACGTCCAGGACCGGCGGAGCAAGGAGAAGCTGGTCGATGCCGTGGCGGCCTCCAGGAGCGCCACGCTGGCCGCCGTGCTGGCGTCGTACTCGCGGGACCGGCTGAAGGAGCTCTGCCGGGTGCTGCACCTCGATGACGGCGGCCGGGAGAAGGCCGTGCTGGTCGCGAGGCTCACCGGCGGGAAGGCGTCCGAGCCGCCGGCGCCTCCGAGGGCGAACGGGGCGGCGCGGGCGGCGCCCGAGCAGGTCGAGCTGGCCCTCGGGGAGAAGCTCACGATCGACCGGCTCGAACGGCATCTCTGGTCGGCCGCGGACATCCTGCGGGGGTCGATCGACTCGAGCGATTACAAGAACTTCATCTTCGGGCTGCTCTTCCTGAAGCGCCTGAGCGACCGGTTCCACGAGGAGGTCGAGGCGCTGAAGGGCGTGCCGAACGCTGATCCCGAGGACCGCGACGAGCACGACTTCTTCGTGCCGAAGCAGGCCCGGTGGTCCGAGCTGCAGAAGGTCGCGAGCCAGGTCGGCAACGCGCTCAACAAGGCCGCATCGGCGCTGGAAGACGAGAATCCGCAGCTCGAAGGGGTGCTCGCCGGGATCGATTTCAACGACGAGCGGAAGCTCGGCGACGCGAAGAACCGGGACGTGGTGCTGGGGCGGCTGGTGCAGCACTTCTCGAAGCTGTCGCTCAAGAACGCGGACCTGTCCGAGCCGGACATGCTGGGCCGGGCGTACGAGTACCTGATCGAGAAGTTCGCGGACGACGCCGGCAAGAAGGGCGGGGAGTTCTACACACCGCGCATGGTCGTGCGGCTCATCGTCGAGCTCCTGGAGCCCAGGGCGGGACTGCGGATCTGCGACCCGACCGCCGGCTCGGGCGGCATGCTGATCGAGTGCGCCCACTACCTGGAGCGGCACGGGCAGAACCCGAAGGACCTGTCGCTCTACGGCCAGGAGAAAAACCTGGGGACCTGGGCCATTTGCAAGATGAACATGCTGCTCCACGGGCTGCCCAGCGCACGGATCGAAAAGGGGGACACGATCCGCGATCCGAAGCTGCGGAACAAAGAGGGGCTGATGGTGTTCGACCGGGTGATCGCCAATCCGCCGTTCTCGCTCGACGAATGGGGGCGCGAGGTGGCCGAGAACGATCCGTACCGACGCTTCCCCTTCGGCGTGCCGCCCAAGACCAAGGGGGACCTCGCCTTCGTGCAGCACATGATCGCGACCACCGATAATAAGACGGGCAAGGTGGGGGTCGTGATGCCACACGGGGTGCTGTTCCGTGGGGCCGCGGAGGGGGAGATCCGCAAGGGCATGCTGGAGGCGGATCTCGTCGAGGCCGTGGTGGGGCTGCCGACGAACCTGTTCTATGGGACGGGGATCCCGGCAGCGGTGCTGGTGCTCAACAGGAGCAAGGCGGCCGGACGGAAGAAGAAGGTGCTGTTCGTCGAGGCGTCGCGGGAGTTCAAGGAGGGGTCAGCGCAGAACTTCCTGCGGGAGGAGGACGTCAAGAAGATCGCGGTGACGTTCAAGGCCTTCAAGGACGTGGACAAGTACGCGCGGGTCGTGGGGATCGAGGAGATCGAGAAGAACGACTTCAACCTGAACATCTCGCGATACGTGCAGACGACCGAGGCAGCGGAGAGGGTCGAGGTGGCGCATGCGCTGCAGACGCTGCGCGAGTTGGAGAAGAAGCGGGGGGAGGCCGAGGCGCGGATGAATGCCTACCTCAAGGAGCTGGGGTATGACGCCTGAAGGCTGGCGCACGGATCGGCTTGGCAGCTTGCTTGACGGCATTGACGCCGGCTGGAGCCCGCAATGTGAGGGTCGACCGGCAAACGATGATGAATGGGGAGTCCTCAAGGTCAGCGCCGTCACGTCGGGAGTTTACCGGCCCACCGAAAACAAAGCGCTCCCTAGTTCGCAGGTGCCGAAGCCAGAACTCGAAGTGCATGATGGCGATCTCCTTCTTGCCCGCGCAAACGGCGTGTTGGAACTCGTAGGACGTACTGCTATCGTTCGTCATACGCGCCCGCGGTTGATGCTTTCGGACAAGATTCTTCGCATTCGCCCAAGGAATGCCACTGCGGATGCCGCCTTTCTGCACGCCTTGCTTTCCTCCTCATCGGCCAGAGATAGGCTAACAACGGTCACCGGCGGAAGCCACATGCGAAACATCTCGCAAGGTGCGCTTCGGGATCTTCATGTATGCTGTCCTCCGCTTGGCGAGCAACGGAAGATCGCCGCCATCCTCTCCTCCGTGGACGACGCCATCGAGGCCACCCAGGCGGTCATCGACCAGCTCCAGGTCGTCAAGAAGGCGATGATGACCGAGCTGCTAACGCGAGGGCTTCCCGGCCGGCACACGCGGTTCAAGAAGACCGAGATCGGGGAGGTGCCGGAGGAGTGGCATATCGCGTCTATCGGCGAACTCGCAGAATTCTCAGGAGGCAAAGGCTTTACGCCGAGAGATTGGGCCAGCGCCGGGCTACCGATCATCCGAATCCAGAACCTCAACGGCTCGAAGGATTTCAACTATTATGCCGGACAGCCAGACGATGACTGGCTCGTGCAACCCGGAACGCTGCTCTTTGCCTGGGCGGGCAGTAGAGGAGCGTCTTTCGGGCCATGCATCTGGCCAGGTCCTCTAGGAGTTCTGAATCAACACATCCACCGCCTCGCGCCTGATCGTCGACGAGTTTCAAAGCTCTTCATGTACTACCTTCTACGCCTCGTCACCGAGGAGGTCGAGAAGCGGGCGCACGGATTCAAGGACACCTTGGTTCACCTGCGCAAGTCCGAGCTAACAGGGTGGCCGGTTGCTTTACCTCCCCTGAACGAACAAGAGAAAATCGTTGAGCTCCTTGAAGCTATAGGCTCAAGAATCTCCGTGGAGCAAGCCGCGCTCGAATCGTTGAAATCAGCAAAGACAACACTCGCCCAAGCGCTCCTCACCGGCGAAATCCGCGTCACCCCCGACGAGGCCGCGCCATGACCCCGCCCGGCAACGCCTGGAACGAGCTCTCCCTCTCCGAGGACCCCGCCGTCGCCCTCCTCCAGAAGCTCGGCTTCCGCTACGTCGCCCCCGAGATCCTCGAAGCCGAGCGCGAGAGCGTCAAGGTGCCGCTCCTCCCCTCCCGTCTCGCAAAGGCCCTCAAGAAGCTCAACCCCTGGCTCTCCGACGACAATCTGCACAAGGCCGTCCGCTCCGTCGGCGCCGTCCAGTCGGCGACGCTCATCGAGGCGAGCGAGGAGGTCTACGAGACCCTCGTCCACACCCGCTCGTTCGAGCAGGACCTCGGCGACGGCCGCAAGAGCCACGATGTCCGCTTCTTCGACTTCGACAACCCTACCAACAACGAGCTCCTCGTCACCCGCCAGTACGCGGTGAAGGGCGCCAAGAAGACCATCTACCCCGACATCGTGGTCTTCATCAACGGCATCCCCCTCGCCGTCATCGAGTGCAAAAGCCCCAAGCTCGGTGAGGCCTGGAAGCTCGAGGCGATCGACCAGTTCAGCCGCTACCAGGAGCTCGACGATAAGTACCGCGAGCTCGGCGCCCCCAGGCTGTTCGAGACCGTGCAGGTCCTCATCGCTACCTGCCGTCAAGCCGCCGTCTACGGCACGGTCACCACCCCGTATCGCTTCTTCGCCGAGTGGAAGACCACCTGGCCAATGACCCCGGAGAAGCTCCGCGCCCTCGTCGGCCGCGAGCCGACCGCACAGGACGTCACCCTGGCAGGGCTGCTCGCCCCGCAGAACCTCCTCGACCTCGTCCGGAACTTCGTTGCCTTCGACCCCGACCGCGACACGGGCCGCGTCGTCCGCAAGCTCTGCCGCTACCAGCAGTTCACCGCCGTCAACAAGGCCATCGAGCGCGCCCGCACGGCCAAGAAGCCGGACGACCGCGGCGGCGTCGTCTGGCACACGCAGGGGTCGGGCAAGAGCCTCACCATGCTGTGGCTCGCGCTCAAGCTCCGCCGCGATCCGCTGCACGAGAACCCCACCCTCGTGCTCGTCACCGATCGCAAGGACCTCGACGCGCAGATCACCGGAACCTTCCAGGCCTGCAAGTTCCCCAACCCCGAACGGGCCGAGAGCGTCCGGCACCTGCGCGAGCTGCTCTCGGGCCCTCCGGGAAAGACCGTGCTCACCACGGTGCAGAAGTTCCAGGAGCTCGCCGCCACCGGCGGGAGCTCCGGAAAGCGCGCCGCCCGGAAGGAGCACCCCGTCCTCTCCGAGGCGCACAACCTCTTCGTCCTCACCGACGAGGCCCACCGCACCCAGTACGGCGGGCTCGCCGCGAACATGCGCAAGGCGCTGCCCAACGCGGCGTTCTTCGGCTTCACGGGCACGCCGATCGACAAGAAGGACCGCTCGACCCTCTCGACCTTCGGCCCGTACATCGACACGTACACCATCGAGCAGGCCGTCGCCGACGGGGCCACCGTGCCCATCTTCTACGAGGGCCGGCTCCCCGCGCTGCGGATCATCGGCAACACGCTCGACGCCCTCTTCGACCGCGTGTTCGCCGATCGGTCGGACGAAGAGCGCGAGGCGATCAAGAAGAGATACGCGAACGAGCAGACGCTCGCCGGGGCGCCAAAACGGGTCGAGACGATCTGCCTCGACCTCCTCGACCACTATGCAAAAGCCATCCAGCCCGGCGGCTTCAAGGCCCAGGTCGTGGCCTGCACCCGCGAGAACGCCGTGCTGTACAAGGAGACGCTCGATCGCCTCCACGGACCGCAGTCGGCGATCATCATCTCGGGGTCGAACAAGGACGCCACGCACCTCGTCAAGCACCACACGAGCGAGGAGCAAAGGACGGCCCTGATCGACCGCTTCCTCGCGAAGGACGACCCGCTCAAGATCCTCGTCGTCTGCGATATGCTGCTCACCGGCTTCGACGCCCCGATCGAGCAGGTCATGTACCTCGACTCCCCGCTGAAAGAGCACACGCTGCTCCAGGCAATCGCCCGCGTGAACCGGACCGCCGACGGGAAGAGCTATGGCCTGGTCATCGACTACTGGGGCGTCTCGGAGGCGCTCACCGAGGCGCTCGAGATCTTCGCCCCCTCCGAGGTAAAGGGCGCCATGACGCCGAAGAGCGACGAGCTCCCGCGGCTCCAGGCGCGGCACGCGGCGGCCGTGCGGTTCTTCGTCCGGGTGAAGGACAAGGACGATCTCGACGCGTGTGTCGCCGTCCTGGAGCCGGAGGACGTCCGGGCCGAGTTCGACGCGGCCTTCAAGAGATTCTCGCAGAGCCTCGACATGCTGCTGCCGGATCCGAGCGCGCTGCCCTATGTCGCGGACGCGCGCTGGCTCGGAAAGATCCGGCAGGCGGCGGCCGCCAAGTTCCGCGACAAGAAGATCGATATCGCCGACTGCGGGGCCAAGGTCCGGAAGCTCATCGAAGAGGCGGTCGCGGCGGACGGGATCGAGATCCTGGTCAAGCCAATATCGCTCTTCGCGCCGGAGCTCGAGGAGAAGCTCAAGAAGCTGAAGACCCCGGAGGCGCGGGCGAGCGAGATGGAACACGCGATCCGGGACGAGATCCACGTTCGGCTCGACGATGACCCCGTGTTCTTCACGTCCTTGCGTGAGCGGCTGGAGCAGATCATCGAGGACCGCAAGGCGAAGCGCATCGACGCGGCCAGGGAGCTTCAGCGGCTCGAGGACGAGATCCGCAAGAAGATACGAGCGCGGGCGGAGACCGCTGCGACGCTGGGCCTCTCGGAGACGGGGCTCGCCATCTACGGACTCATCTCGGAGCGCAAGCCCCTGACCGCCGCGGAGAAGACGGGGAACGCGTACGGGAAGGTGGACGAGTCCAAGAAGGAGCTGGCTTCGCTGCTGGAAGAGCAGCTCGAGCCCCAGGTGTCGCTCGTCGACTGGGTGCACAAGGACGATGTGCAACGGGAGATGCGCAAACGCATCAAGCGGCAGCTGCGGGCGGCGGGGTTTGCCGACGACAAGCTCGACGCGACGGCGGACAGCATCGTCGACCTGATGAAGCGGCGCAGAGGCCGGTGATGCTTCCGGAGCGGTCCGAGGTGACGTGGGGCACAACGCACCTCGCCTACGAGATCCGGCGGAGCGCCCGGAGATCCACGGTGTCGATCGCGATCGACCCGGCCCTCGGGCTCGTCGTGACGGCGCCCCAGGCGACGCCCATCGCGCGGCTGGACTCGGTGGTTCGGTCGAAGGCCCACTGGATCGTCCCGCGGCTCAAGCGCCGGAGCGAGCGGCCCCCCACCTGCAGCGCGCGAGAGTTCGTGAGCGGAGAGTCGGTCCTTTATCTCGGGCGGCAGTTCCGGCTCCGCTTGCTCCCCGAGCAGGAGCCGCGCCCGCTGGCCCTCCGTGGCGGATGGCTAGAGCTGCCGCTCCCTCGGGGGCTCGCGCCCGAGCACCACGGCGCGTACGCGCGGGCGGCGCTGGTCGACTGGTACAGGCGGCGGGCCACGGAGCGCCTCCCCGCGTGGGCCGCGCCGTGGGCGCAGCGGCTCGACGTGTCGTTCCGGCGCCTCCTGGTGACCGACCAGGCCAAGCGCTGGGGGAGCTGCTCCCGCGGCGTTCTCCGGCTCAACTGGCGCATCGTGCAGGCGCCGAGGGCGCTTGTCGACTACGTGCTCGCCCACGAGCTCACGCACCTGATCCACGATCGCCATGGGCGGGATTTTTGGGCAGCGCTCGGCAGGGTGATGCCCGACTACGAGGCGCGGAGGGCCCGCCTGGGAGAGCTCGGGCCAGCGCTTCTGTGGTGACCCTTTCTCGCCCTACCGCCGCTCCTTCTCGCCAGGCGTGCCGCAGTCTGGCGAGGCGCGTGCGATCGAGCCTGCCGTGACCTAACCTCCGCCAGGCAACTACCCTTTCTTCGGCCGGCCGCGCTTCACCTCCGGCAGTTCCCGCCGGCGGAACAGCACCCCAGGCGGCACGCGGAGCACGTCGGCCAGCTTCACGAGGACTGCCACCCCGACGTTGGTCTTGGCGCGCTCGATCTCCTGGAGGAAGCGGAGGGCGATCCCAGCTGCTTCGGCAAGCTCTTGCTGCGTCATGCCGCGCTTCAGGCGGATCCGACGGACGTTGGCCGCGATGAAGCCGAGCACCTCCTCCAGTCGAGCATCAGGCATGGCGAAGGTGTGGCCTCCTGTCCAATCTGAAATGACGCGGCATACAGCGCATTTCTATTGCCGTGCCCTCCTGCACCACCTAAGCTTCCCAGACGCAAGTGCTGCCCGCGACGGCGCCAACCGTCCGGGCAGCGTGGCCGAACCCCGCTTGCACGAGGTCCGACATGGAAACAGTACGTCCACGCCCTGAACGGGGCCAAGAGATCGATCCGTCCTCCCGCCGCCGCCCCCGTCCAGCTGCTTGCAGCCGGCTCGCCGGTCTGCCTAGAGGCCGGCACCAGCCATCTCACCCCGCCGTCTACCTCGAAGCCACCGCGCTCCTCGAACAGCGTCCGCTCATCCGCAGCACCCTCCGCGCCCGCGGCGTTCTCCCCGCCGATCTCGACGACGTCACGCAGGACACCGTCCTCGGCGCGTGGCGCAGCATGCGCGCCGGCCGCTTCCGCCCGCCCCCGGCTCTTGCTCCCGCCGACGCCCTCCGCACCTGGCTCGCCGGTGTCGCCTCGCGACAGGCTTCGCACTACCGAGACAAGGCCTACCGCCGGCACGAAGCATCCCCGCTCGATCTTCAGCGTCTCTCCGCGTTCGCCACCCCCTCTCCGGAGGAGCGCCTCGTCGCGCGCGGTTTGCTTCGTGCCTTCAACCGCCTCCGCCCTGAGCTTCGCGAGGTCTTGGCGCTCACCGCCACCGGCCTGACGATGCTCGAGATCGCCGAATCCCTCGCAATCCCAAGGCCGACGGTGGCTACGCGGCTCCGTCTGGCGCGGCGCCTGTTCGCCCGCTCCCTCGCTCGCTGCCGGAGGTGGTCGCGATGAGCCGCGCCGTGCAGAGCGCCTGCATGAAGGCGCTCGCGGATCTCCTCCCGGCCCTCGACCCGCCGCGCTTAGCGCCCGCCAAGGGGGCGTCATGAGCGAGGCGGCCGAGAGCCCCCCTGCCGCCACGCTCGTCGACGTGCCCACCGCCCCAGAGGCCACGCTCGTCGACTTGGTGCTCGGCCTGCCCGGTGCGGCCTCGCGCGTGCTCGCCATGCACGGCCTGCTGGAACTCGGGCACCTGACGCCCTACGCGGTCGCGCAGCGGACCGAGCTTGCGCCCGAAGACGCGCTGCGGCTGCTGGCCGCCCTGGAGCTCGGGCGGCGCGTGCACGCCGCGCGCACGCGCCGCCCGAGGCGCTTGCGCTCGCCGCGAGACATCGCCCGCTTCTTCGAACCCATGCTCGCCCACCTCGTGCACGAGGAGCTCTGGATGGCGGCGCTCGACGTACACCACGGCGTGCGCGGCGTCCGCATGCTCTCGCGCGGCGGACTCATCAGCACCGTCGTCCAGCAGACGGATGTGCTGCGTGCCTCGCTCGAGATGACCGCCACCTC
The DNA window shown above is from Sorangium aterium and carries:
- a CDS encoding class I SAM-dependent DNA methyltransferase translates to MVQKRTVLEHLTRDELISIADAFDVHVQDRRSKEKLVDAVAASRSATLAAVLASYSRDRLKELCRVLHLDDGGREKAVLVARLTGGKASEPPAPPRANGAARAAPEQVELALGEKLTIDRLERHLWSAADILRGSIDSSDYKNFIFGLLFLKRLSDRFHEEVEALKGVPNADPEDRDEHDFFVPKQARWSELQKVASQVGNALNKAASALEDENPQLEGVLAGIDFNDERKLGDAKNRDVVLGRLVQHFSKLSLKNADLSEPDMLGRAYEYLIEKFADDAGKKGGEFYTPRMVVRLIVELLEPRAGLRICDPTAGSGGMLIECAHYLERHGQNPKDLSLYGQEKNLGTWAICKMNMLLHGLPSARIEKGDTIRDPKLRNKEGLMVFDRVIANPPFSLDEWGREVAENDPYRRFPFGVPPKTKGDLAFVQHMIATTDNKTGKVGVVMPHGVLFRGAAEGEIRKGMLEADLVEAVVGLPTNLFYGTGIPAAVLVLNRSKAAGRKKKVLFVEASREFKEGSAQNFLREEDVKKIAVTFKAFKDVDKYARVVGIEEIEKNDFNLNISRYVQTTEAAERVEVAHALQTLRELEKKRGEAEARMNAYLKELGYDA
- a CDS encoding restriction endonuclease subunit S, which gives rise to MTPEGWRTDRLGSLLDGIDAGWSPQCEGRPANDDEWGVLKVSAVTSGVYRPTENKALPSSQVPKPELEVHDGDLLLARANGVLELVGRTAIVRHTRPRLMLSDKILRIRPRNATADAAFLHALLSSSSARDRLTTVTGGSHMRNISQGALRDLHVCCPPLGEQRKIAAILSSVDDAIEATQAVIDQLQVVKKAMMTELLTRGLPGRHTRFKKTEIGEVPEEWHIASIGELAEFSGGKGFTPRDWASAGLPIIRIQNLNGSKDFNYYAGQPDDDWLVQPGTLLFAWAGSRGASFGPCIWPGPLGVLNQHIHRLAPDRRRVSKLFMYYLLRLVTEEVEKRAHGFKDTLVHLRKSELTGWPVALPPLNEQEKIVELLEAIGSRISVEQAALESLKSAKTTLAQALLTGEIRVTPDEAAP
- a CDS encoding type I restriction endonuclease subunit R; protein product: MTPPGNAWNELSLSEDPAVALLQKLGFRYVAPEILEAERESVKVPLLPSRLAKALKKLNPWLSDDNLHKAVRSVGAVQSATLIEASEEVYETLVHTRSFEQDLGDGRKSHDVRFFDFDNPTNNELLVTRQYAVKGAKKTIYPDIVVFINGIPLAVIECKSPKLGEAWKLEAIDQFSRYQELDDKYRELGAPRLFETVQVLIATCRQAAVYGTVTTPYRFFAEWKTTWPMTPEKLRALVGREPTAQDVTLAGLLAPQNLLDLVRNFVAFDPDRDTGRVVRKLCRYQQFTAVNKAIERARTAKKPDDRGGVVWHTQGSGKSLTMLWLALKLRRDPLHENPTLVLVTDRKDLDAQITGTFQACKFPNPERAESVRHLRELLSGPPGKTVLTTVQKFQELAATGGSSGKRAARKEHPVLSEAHNLFVLTDEAHRTQYGGLAANMRKALPNAAFFGFTGTPIDKKDRSTLSTFGPYIDTYTIEQAVADGATVPIFYEGRLPALRIIGNTLDALFDRVFADRSDEEREAIKKRYANEQTLAGAPKRVETICLDLLDHYAKAIQPGGFKAQVVACTRENAVLYKETLDRLHGPQSAIIISGSNKDATHLVKHHTSEEQRTALIDRFLAKDDPLKILVVCDMLLTGFDAPIEQVMYLDSPLKEHTLLQAIARVNRTADGKSYGLVIDYWGVSEALTEALEIFAPSEVKGAMTPKSDELPRLQARHAAAVRFFVRVKDKDDLDACVAVLEPEDVRAEFDAAFKRFSQSLDMLLPDPSALPYVADARWLGKIRQAAAAKFRDKKIDIADCGAKVRKLIEEAVAADGIEILVKPISLFAPELEEKLKKLKTPEARASEMEHAIRDEIHVRLDDDPVFFTSLRERLEQIIEDRKAKRIDAARELQRLEDEIRKKIRARAETAATLGLSETGLAIYGLISERKPLTAAEKTGNAYGKVDESKKELASLLEEQLEPQVSLVDWVHKDDVQREMRKRIKRQLRAAGFADDKLDATADSIVDLMKRRRGR
- a CDS encoding M48 family metallopeptidase; translation: MLPERSEVTWGTTHLAYEIRRSARRSTVSIAIDPALGLVVTAPQATPIARLDSVVRSKAHWIVPRLKRRSERPPTCSAREFVSGESVLYLGRQFRLRLLPEQEPRPLALRGGWLELPLPRGLAPEHHGAYARAALVDWYRRRATERLPAWAAPWAQRLDVSFRRLLVTDQAKRWGSCSRGVLRLNWRIVQAPRALVDYVLAHELTHLIHDRHGRDFWAALGRVMPDYEARRARLGELGPALLW
- a CDS encoding helix-turn-helix domain-containing protein; this translates as MPDARLEEVLGFIAANVRRIRLKRGMTQQELAEAAGIALRFLQEIERAKTNVGVAVLVKLADVLRVPPGVLFRRRELPEVKRGRPKKG
- a CDS encoding sigma-70 family RNA polymerase sigma factor: METVRPRPERGQEIDPSSRRRPRPAACSRLAGLPRGRHQPSHPAVYLEATALLEQRPLIRSTLRARGVLPADLDDVTQDTVLGAWRSMRAGRFRPPPALAPADALRTWLAGVASRQASHYRDKAYRRHEASPLDLQRLSAFATPSPEERLVARGLLRAFNRLRPELREVLALTATGLTMLEIAESLAIPRPTVATRLRLARRLFARSLARCRRWSR
- a CDS encoding JAB domain-containing protein; the encoded protein is MSEAAESPPAATLVDVPTAPEATLVDLVLGLPGAASRVLAMHGLLELGHLTPYAVAQRTELAPEDALRLLAALELGRRVHAARTRRPRRLRSPRDIARFFEPMLAHLVHEELWMAALDVHHGVRGVRMLSRGGLISTVVQQTDVLRASLEMTATSFVLCHNHPSGDPKPTDEDVFLTNAVEHAAHLLGVPLADHVIVTPAGRFSSVFRR